In one window of Halomarina pelagica DNA:
- a CDS encoding GNAT family N-acetyltransferase → MELREPTPDDADRVREVVRSAMTTSYALSPEQIETIVEAQFGDDRPTRDFEGSDAAVIVAESEVNGGPSTIAGVVVGELDGDEGEVRWLFVDPEHRGAGIGTELFETMVGALRDQGAERVRASTLEANMEGHGFFERFEYERLGVRQAEFGDESLEEYVYVEPSADEETEAEAEAEAEAGIDRKTKAEADGETGTATEADADGETDADEAEAEVDLPGTERRDGVPTATTDDGRQVYVDRDDELSGEEAPFFAAYLDEEFTERYGYYCAYCGSLDVTEDTMGRVECDECGNTHAARSGEAYDDSYL, encoded by the coding sequence ATGGAACTCCGCGAGCCGACCCCGGACGACGCGGACCGTGTGCGAGAGGTCGTGCGGAGCGCGATGACGACGTCCTACGCGCTCAGCCCGGAACAGATCGAGACGATCGTCGAGGCGCAGTTCGGCGACGATCGTCCGACGCGGGACTTCGAGGGCTCCGACGCGGCCGTCATCGTCGCGGAGAGCGAGGTGAACGGCGGTCCGAGCACGATCGCGGGCGTCGTCGTCGGCGAACTCGACGGGGACGAGGGCGAAGTCCGGTGGCTGTTCGTCGACCCGGAGCACCGCGGCGCGGGGATCGGCACGGAGCTGTTCGAGACGATGGTCGGGGCGCTGCGCGACCAGGGCGCAGAGCGGGTGCGGGCGAGCACGCTCGAGGCGAACATGGAGGGCCACGGGTTCTTCGAGCGGTTCGAGTACGAGCGGCTCGGCGTCCGACAGGCCGAGTTCGGCGACGAGTCCCTCGAGGAGTACGTGTACGTCGAACCGTCGGCCGACGAGGAGACGGAAGCGGAAGCGGAAGCGGAGGCGGAAGCAGGGATAGACAGGAAGACGAAGGCGGAAGCGGACGGGGAGACGGGGACGGCGACGGAAGCGGACGCCGATGGAGAGACGGACGCGGACGAAGCCGAAGCCGAAGTCGACCTCCCGGGGACCGAACGCCGCGACGGCGTCCCGACCGCGACGACCGACGACGGCCGGCAGGTGTACGTCGACCGCGACGACGAGCTATCGGGCGAGGAGGCACCGTTCTTCGCGGCGTACCTCGACGAGGAGTTCACGGAGCGGTACGGCTACTACTGCGCGTACTGCGGCTCGCTCGACGTCACGGAGGACACGATGGGACGCGTCGAGTGCGACGAGTGCGGCAACACCCACGCGGCCCGCTCCGGCGAGGCGTACGACGACTCGTACCTCTGA
- the hpt gene encoding hypoxanthine/guanine phosphoribosyltransferase produces the protein MNRLHESLHDAPIVDKDGYEYLVHPISNGVPMLDPELLREVVVGVTRAADLDVDKIVAPEAMGIHIATALSLQTDVPLVVIRKRSYGLDGEVALHQTTGYSESEMYINDVEAGDRVLIVDDLLSTGGTLAAICDALDGIGAEIVDIVVVIRKVGESALDDTDHEATSLVDVTVEDGEVTIH, from the coding sequence ATGAACCGGCTCCACGAGTCGTTGCACGACGCGCCGATCGTCGACAAGGACGGCTACGAGTACCTCGTCCACCCGATAAGCAACGGCGTGCCGATGCTCGACCCCGAGCTGTTGCGCGAGGTGGTCGTCGGCGTCACGCGAGCGGCGGACCTCGACGTCGACAAGATCGTCGCGCCGGAGGCGATGGGCATCCACATCGCGACGGCGCTCTCGCTCCAGACGGACGTCCCGCTCGTGGTCATCCGCAAGCGATCCTACGGCCTCGACGGCGAGGTGGCGCTCCACCAGACGACCGGCTACTCGGAGTCGGAGATGTACATCAACGACGTCGAGGCGGGCGACCGCGTGCTGATCGTCGACGACCTGCTGTCGACCGGCGGGACGCTCGCGGCCATCTGCGACGCGCTCGACGGCATCGGCGCGGAGATCGTCGACATCGTGGTCGTGATCCGGAAGGTGGGCGAGTCGGCCCTCGACGACACCGACCACGAGGCGACGAGCCTCGTCGACGTCACCGTCGAGGACGGCGAGGTCACGATCCACTGA
- a CDS encoding uracil-xanthine permease family protein produces MSTDADGEIELEYELDDRPPWPKSILLGVQHVAVMIVPATAVAFIVAGAVGLGAADTAYVVQMVLLFSGLATVVQAYTVGPIGARLPIVMGTSFTFVGAATSIGVDYGLGAVFGAILVTGFVVEGVIGWQFDRIRPFFPPLVTGLVVIVIGLYLVPVGVDYAAGGVGAADYGAVHNIGLALLVLSVAVVLNLFTTGVARLLSVLAGIGVGYVAAVALGLVDFGPVASAAPFAVPRPGAFGFEFEPVAVVTFAFLFLVSAMETVGDMSGVTAAEGRNPTGEEFRGGLFTDGLLSSIGAAFGAFPVTSFSQNVGIVNFTGVMSRHVVGVAGVVLTVLGLSPKVGAAVATIPSAVFGGAVVLMAGMVAASGARLLFLHVDLDRRNMVVVAVALGLGLGVAARPEALQELPRAARTFFGEPVIVTALTALLLNTFAPGEQSPLFDAPAAGTPADARSLTESGED; encoded by the coding sequence ATGTCGACCGACGCTGACGGGGAGATCGAACTCGAGTACGAACTCGACGACCGGCCGCCGTGGCCGAAGTCGATCCTGCTCGGGGTGCAGCACGTCGCGGTGATGATCGTTCCGGCGACCGCGGTGGCGTTCATCGTCGCGGGCGCGGTCGGCCTCGGCGCGGCGGACACGGCGTACGTCGTCCAGATGGTGCTCCTGTTCTCGGGGCTGGCGACGGTCGTCCAGGCGTACACCGTCGGCCCGATCGGGGCGCGGCTCCCGATCGTGATGGGGACGAGCTTCACGTTCGTCGGGGCGGCGACGAGCATCGGCGTCGACTACGGGCTCGGAGCGGTCTTCGGCGCGATACTCGTCACCGGGTTCGTCGTCGAGGGGGTGATCGGCTGGCAGTTCGACCGCATCCGGCCGTTCTTCCCGCCGCTCGTGACGGGGCTGGTCGTGATCGTGATCGGGCTCTACCTCGTCCCGGTCGGCGTCGACTACGCGGCCGGCGGCGTCGGCGCGGCGGACTACGGCGCGGTGCACAACATCGGCCTCGCCCTGCTGGTCCTGTCCGTCGCGGTCGTCCTCAACCTGTTCACGACCGGCGTCGCGAGACTGCTGAGCGTGCTCGCCGGCATCGGCGTCGGCTACGTGGCCGCCGTCGCGCTCGGCCTCGTCGACTTCGGTCCGGTGGCGTCGGCCGCCCCGTTCGCCGTCCCGCGGCCGGGCGCGTTCGGATTCGAGTTCGAACCGGTCGCCGTCGTCACGTTCGCGTTCCTGTTTCTGGTGTCCGCGATGGAGACCGTCGGCGACATGTCGGGCGTCACGGCCGCCGAGGGACGGAACCCCACCGGTGAGGAGTTCCGCGGCGGGCTGTTCACCGACGGCCTCCTGAGTTCGATCGGCGCGGCGTTCGGCGCGTTCCCCGTCACGTCGTTCTCGCAGAACGTGGGCATCGTCAACTTCACCGGCGTGATGAGCCGCCACGTCGTCGGCGTCGCCGGCGTCGTCCTTACCGTGCTGGGACTCAGCCCGAAGGTGGGCGCGGCGGTCGCGACGATCCCGAGCGCCGTCTTCGGCGGCGCGGTCGTGCTGATGGCCGGCATGGTGGCCGCGAGCGGCGCGCGCCTGCTCTTCCTGCACGTCGACCTCGACCGCCGGAACATGGTCGTCGTCGCCGTCGCCCTCGGCCTCGGTCTCGGCGTCGCCGCGCGACCCGAAGCGCTCCAGGAACTGCCGCGGGCCGCCCGGACCTTCTTCGGGGAGCCGGTCATCGTGACCGCGCTGACGGCGCTGCTGCTCAACACGTTCGCCCCCGGCGAGCAGAGCCCGCTCTTCGACGCCCCGGCCGCCGGGACGCCCGCCGACGCCCGGAGCCTCACCGAGTCCGGCGAGGACTGA
- a CDS encoding ring-cleaving dioxygenase: MPADVPGIHHVTAVGSDPGRNLEFYTGTLGLRLVKRSVNQDDVSVYHLFYGDRRGTPGTSMTFFPYPNARPGRVGTGQVSEVAFLIPERSIDFWRDRFAERGVDADDPRERFGDTALAFRDPDGIPMELVARPDAPDGDPPDGPVPDEHAIRGFFGVTLSLESAGPTADLLRTMGYRETDAERDRRRYEAAGDLGYVVDLLEDPQAPRGQPGAGTVHHVAFRTTAADQPAWRDALFERGLRPTEVIDRKWFQSVYVREHGGVLFEFATESPGYAVDEDVDELGERLVLPEWLESRRAEIEAGLPDLPTPSPE, from the coding sequence ATGCCGGCAGACGTACCCGGAATCCACCACGTCACGGCCGTCGGGAGCGACCCCGGACGGAACCTCGAATTCTACACGGGGACGCTGGGGCTTCGCCTGGTCAAGCGGAGCGTGAACCAGGACGACGTGTCGGTGTACCACCTGTTCTACGGCGACCGGCGCGGGACCCCCGGCACGAGCATGACGTTCTTCCCCTACCCGAACGCCCGCCCCGGCCGCGTGGGCACCGGGCAGGTGAGCGAGGTCGCGTTCCTGATCCCCGAGAGATCGATCGACTTCTGGCGGGATCGGTTCGCGGAGCGCGGCGTCGACGCCGACGATCCCCGCGAGCGCTTCGGCGACACCGCCCTCGCCTTCCGCGACCCCGACGGGATCCCGATGGAACTGGTGGCTCGCCCGGACGCGCCCGACGGCGACCCGCCGGACGGTCCCGTTCCGGACGAGCACGCCATCCGCGGCTTCTTCGGCGTGACGCTCTCGCTCGAGAGCGCCGGACCGACCGCGGACCTCCTGCGGACGATGGGGTATCGGGAGACGGACGCGGAGCGCGACCGGCGGCGCTACGAGGCCGCGGGCGACCTGGGGTACGTCGTGGACCTCCTCGAAGATCCCCAGGCACCCCGCGGCCAGCCCGGCGCGGGCACCGTCCACCACGTGGCGTTCCGGACGACGGCGGCCGACCAGCCGGCGTGGCGCGACGCCCTGTTCGAGCGGGGGCTCAGGCCGACGGAGGTGATCGACCGGAAGTGGTTCCAGTCGGTCTACGTCCGCGAGCACGGCGGCGTGCTCTTCGAGTTCGCCACGGAGTCGCCGGGATACGCGGTCGACGAGGACGTCGACGAACTGGGCGAACGGCTGGTGCTGCCCGAGTGGCTGGAGAGCCGGCGAGCCGAGATCGAGGCCGGCCTCCCGGACCTGCCGACGCCGTCCCCGGAGTAG